taataaaataatctaaGCTATCTAGTAGAAGATGAGAGGTTCTCACAGGATTTTGAGGTAACTTGTTAATATTGCAAAACGAGTAGGCTAAATGCTTTAAATCTGCACATCCATTGCACTAAAACTCTGTCTAAAAGAAATGAGCGGAAACAtcgtgaaaaacaaaaaaaaactgtgcttTTCTTACCTAAATTACAagaatatatatgtattacaaacattaaacatcagCCATGCCGGAGCAGTGGTGGAGGGGGGGCAGCGCTCCGGAGTGGGCGGGGTTGACCCGAGTAGAGGGGCGGGGCTGTGGAGAGGTCAAAGTTGAAttcattttgtcttttgtgCCAAGCAGAAGAGTGGAGTCCGATCGAATAGCGGCGTCTCTTCCCTCTTCCCCGGATCCTTTTAAAACTCCCTCCCGAACCTCTCCCCTTCTACCCTTGCCACCCTACCCAccccctgaacacacttcaCGGGACGGTTCGGGTAAGACCTCCAGAAATATggctttgtttgtgtttgcgtTTCCCGTTGAGAGTGAAGGACTGAAGGGATACCTCGGCGTGCCTCAGTGCGCTCCGCAGGCCGCGGGATCAGACTATTCCCTGGATCAGGCGATGCTAACGCTAACGACCTGGATCGAAAATGACAGAACTGCATTTAACTTTATGGCAGATCAGGAGTTAGTTGCTAGCCGCTGTAtttaaagtgtattttacaGAAATAATCCAGCCGTCTAGCTAGGTAGGAATTTATAAAGTCACGGTAGAAATGTTACGATGCTAACTTAACGTTAGCCTTCAAATGCTGCTTGCGTGACTAGCTGTGATGCTCTTCTAACACAGCATCTGTGATGTTAACGTCATTCAATGGGGCTTCTTGTTACAATCAATGCACGCTATTACTATAACATAAAGTGGACGATTTGGTGGCTTGCATTAACGTTAGGCCTTCAATATAAATCTGCCATCTATGTCGCAACAACTGTTTAATGCCGGGTAATAGACATTGCCCCAGGGAGACAGTGGGTCATTGTGCAAACGTGAATGAGTGGACCCGGGCCAGTCTAATGTGAATTGCTAGACTGAAACGCCACATTCTTTAAACATGACTAGCTAACGTTATTAAAGTACAGCACAAGTCCTCACGATGTTAACTTCCTACATCGCTTAATTGTTCTGCACTGACAGCAGCTTTATAGTAAACAAGGCTTTCTGCTGAGATGTCCTCATAGTTTCCAGTAACTATATTTGTCCCTGATGGTCATATTTTCCGCTCTATTGCAGACGTTCAACCAGTGACCAAAGACCCACTTTGTTGGCCAGTTTAACTGTGGATTCACCTGCAGAAATGGACTCAAGTCTGGTTGAAGGAGGACTTAATGTCACCTTAACCATCAGACTACTCATGCATGGCAAGGTGAGGCTGACTGCATGCAATGTCTGGTAACGTGTTTCAAATCTAAGACCCAATCTGAAGTCACGCATTCACTCCTGAGTTTAATTCGGGCaatgaaaacaaacatcagTTTTTCCTCTGCCAGGTGACCACAAAGACTGAATTTATTTCTTTAATAAGCATTTTCGTTCTCTTCTGTAGGAGGTTGGAAGCATCATTGGCAAGGTAAGTCAGTTTTATTGCCCGATGATTGCTATCTTCACCTTGCCCCTCAGTGTGTTTTGTaaatattgtgtgtttgtgctttgcTTACAGAAAGGAGAATCAGTTAAGAAGATGAGAGAGGAGGTaagatgtttaaaaataaaacaccgcGGGTATAAACGGGAAGAAACCTGTCCATACATTCAGTGACATTGACTCATGCATCATATGATAACACTGCGACTGAAGAGATTTCCTCTTTTGGTCCCTTGTCTGTGCAGAGTGGGGCTCGCATCAACATCTCAGAGGGGAACTGTCCGGAGAGGATCATAACCCTCGCGGGACCCACAACCTCCATTTTTAAAGCCTTCTCAATGATCATTGAGAAACTGGAGGAGGTTAGATGTGCTCGCTGCGTCTTAATTCAGACATGTATATAGCAACAGAATTGACACGTTCAAGTCTTCTAACTCTTCTTGTCGTGTCACCTTCCCACCAGGACATTAGCACCTCAATGACTAACAGTACAGCCACCAGCAAACCACCAGTCACCATGCGTCTCGTTGTGCCTGCCAGCCAGTGTGGCTCACTCATTGGTAAGGGTGGATGCAAGATCAAGGAAATCAGAGAGGTTTGTCatcctttttctgtctttttttttttatttttatttttttattataaagtttgTGTCTTATCTCTGATTTGTCCTAactcttgtttgtttgtggatGTGTCTTCGCAGTCAGCAGGAGCTCAGGTACAAGTAGCAGGGGACATGTTGCCCAACTCAACAGAGCGTGCCATCACCGTTGCAGGGACCCCACAGTCCATTATCGAGTGTGTCAAGCAAATCTGCGTGGTCATGCTTGAGGTACGACACCGTTTACTGTAATGCCGCATTTACTCTTTTGGAAATGTATGAGGACTGTTGTTAATACCTCCTGATGGTTTATTAGTTTCTGTGTTGCTGTTGATGTATTGAATATCAATGGTGTATATTTCTGTGTTCTTAGTCTCCACCAAAGGGAGTGACCATCCCATACAGACCCAAACCCTCAGGCTCTCCTGTCATTTTTGCAGGTGGTCAGGtaaatgcttgtttgttctcTAGATCTGTCGCTTGTATGGTTTTTCCCAGCAGCGTCCACTGTTTTGAGGGGGAAAGAGTCCCAGTTTTTACTGAAGCACTTCTGGTCCAATGAATTTAATCCTACTCGAGCTATCATTCTAGTGGCGAGTGTGCTGTCTGTGGCATGCCTGCCTTTGTTCTTGTAGCACACCAAGGACAGAGCACTGATGGATATTGGAGTACACTGTGTGTGACACTGCCACACCCACCTAAGTGCTGTTCTCTCCTTGCAGGCCTACGCTGTCCAAGGGCAGCACGCCATTCCACAGCCTGATGTAAGTGAAGGGCCCTCTGTAAGTGATCCAATATATTTGCAACTTCGGTCCTCGGAAGCCATGCCACCTTCTTGTTTCATCCCACTGACTCTTATTTTTCCAACCCCCACTGCCTGATATCCATTTAACAATTTCAAACATTATACTTACTTAacaattctattttttttttttttttttttaccctttttagGCTAAATCATGAGTtccatgttccatttcatattTTCCTCTCATCGTCACTATAACCACTTAAACAagggaaatcatttcaaaaatttcagcttttaaagtgTCTTCTAGATTTTCCTCACTCATGCTTTCGGTTTGTTTGCGCGCTGCATCCTTTTTCTCCATTGTTTCAACAGCTCACCAAACTTCACCAGCTGGCCATGCAGCAGAGCCCCTTCCCCATTGCACATAGCAACCAGGGCTTCCAGGGTAGGTGGACAGATTGAAAGAGGGAATGCGATTACTGTAGATTTGTAATAATCCCCCTAGTCAACACTCATTGGCTTTCTTTGCATTTCTTCAGCTGGGATGGACGCCTCTGCACAAACTGGCTCTCATGAGCTGACCATTCCAAACGATGtaagtcgtgtgtgtgtgtgtgtgtgtgtgtgtgtgtgtgtgtgtgtgtgtgtgtgtgtgtgtgtgtgtgtgtgtgtgtgtgtgtgtgtgtgtgtgtgtgtgtgtgtgtgtgtgtgtgtgtgtgtgtgtgtgtgtgtgtgtgtgtgtgtgtgtgtgtgtgtgtgtgtatgcagaaACGCACAGAAAAATATGATGCCATTTTTCAATAGCTTATTTTCTTGCTGTTTGTATCTTTCCTTGTGTAGTGTTGAAGATGCTGATGTGTTCTCATGTTTTTCTTCATCTCCTTCAGCTCATTGGCTGCATCATTGGCCGTCAGGGCGCAAAGATCAATGAGATCCGTCAGATGTCAGGGGCTCAGATCAAGATTGCCAACCCCGTGGAAGGCTCCACTGACAGGCAGGTCACCATCACTGGCTCCCATGCCAGTATCAGCCTGGCCGAGTACCTGATCAATGCTCGGTAAGAGGCTTTATGCTACTGCAACACATCCACCACAGAGCAGCAAGTTTACAGGAACACAGCAGTGTTTTAGCTCTGACTGTTTTACTTTGTatctaaaaaaatgtaaactctccagagtagggctgggtgatatggaccAAAAGCCATATCTATGTATTTTTTGTCCGAATGACAatacacaatatacagtatatatccgTGTTTTCTACAAAGTGGGCAAAATGTTCAGTTGTAAGTCAAAGCCACATGTGAGATGTCACAAGCACTTTTATGAAATGcacaatatagttttttttttttaaattgtcatcGCAATATTAACTAGCGCAATACACATCGCAAAAGACTGTGGCATATTGTGAAAAACACTCGAGATTTTTTATCAGTAGAAAAGTGCTCTAATTTTCTttcaatttgttttaaattcaacaagcaattgtATTTtcgcagaatactgaaagcagcagaaatgcagaactgagtacattttaatatctgtttatgtatcgcaagtaatattgttACCGCGATGTTCCAACAACCTTATGGCAtcttttcctcatatcgtgcagccctaatgcaaAGACATGGTTTCCTTCCATGTTTGAAAATCCACAGCTGCAACACACGCAAATGAAaatatatctaaaataaatggCCTATATTTAATAAGAGCTATCTCTGAGAATGCTCCTTCAGCTGTTTTCAacaacagagagggagagagagtgcgCAATGGACTGGAGTGTATGGTATTAAAAACTTTCTTTGATCATGAAGATTGTTACTGTACAATTCTCTGGCTTATCGATGCTGTGTCTGAACTACACAGCAGACTGGATTCTCTACTCAGAATGACggctgattcattatgaacGCACACAGGCAGGTCATCGGCGTCACATACGTCTCATGTATGAAATGTCTGTCACGGTGctgcatattttttatttttatatatgaaCTACGATAATCTGGTCATGGCTCACATTTCTCGCCTGCGTCCAGGCGCGGTCCCACTTGCTCTTACTCCTAGAACTGAAGGTAAACGTTACGCCCAGTAACTACTGTTCTCcagtgtttttcgccgtggcagCTGCCACAACAGAgcgttaccagcggaaacactggtacaaaTACAGGTGTTCCTCTCTTGCTTAACACAATATACAGCTGGGCAAATCACAATAGGCTCGTTGGACATGAACTGCACCTCGCCTGTAAACTGGATGAGAGCAGGCGGCGGCAGctgggggcggtgacaaaaatctgctgtGAAGTCAGACAGTTTCCAGCCgttttccagcagccttcaggctgaacaggaagtgacagaaactgtggtccgatttaataaaatgttatcggACCCATATATCGGCTTGTACAcaagtctccagttgtttttattatgacacagtagctctcaaaatgctctacatgcgatctgttgctgttTTGAATTAACAACAGACTAGGtaatccgtaatctgaacagatttagtctctctgacttctaaacgtaacgATCAGCCTCACATgtggtttgtacagaataagcctttaaatcagacaaatatcaGTTAAAATCTCTCCAATTcaaagtctatataaaacatcatgttgagtcgattatgaaccaatcagctgagaggcaggcgtttcccagcatgccctgggtccgcccgGGTCtcgcagtcggtgaaaagcaactttGCTGCCTGCATCTCAAACCTGCgcccgccttgatctcgtgaggtgaTCGTTGCCCATGTGTGCATGACGTCGGAACacgtcggacacaaatctaaccggcatgcattgggcggcgatcggcggtgatcgattctgcgcagacctggctcatctcgaacgagcctactaAAATGTAGGCAAAGTCAGCAGTGTGGGCGTGCCTCCATGTTGCAGGAGAGCCTGTGAGCGAGTGGGGGCGGGGTTGACCCGAGAGTGTGAGAGATGCAGACACAGGCACAGCTTCACTGAAGAAATGGGTTATGTAAAGCAACATCAAACTATATTGATGTAAACGGTAATGTTTCATCCCCTATGTCTTTTGAAAATACATCaatatacctttttaaaatgttgatataccgcccagccctactctagAGTGCAGTTTACAGGAGTTCAAAATTCACAGGACAATAacttgatgatgataataagcTTCTATTACAGGTGATGTCTGTAATTCTAGtccaatacatttatttttggtcCTATTCAGCTGAccgttctgtgtgtgtactaaaaGAAAATCAGGTGTTCATACACAGCCCGGGCTCTGTAAATGGGAAGTGACGCACAACATTATTCCGTTCGTGCACAGGACAGGGAAAACACCATGGGTGTTTTAAAGCGAGGCAGTGGGCGCGGAGAGACGGTACATCTGGTACATGCTAACGTTCTGACGCAGCGCTGACGGGAGGGGTGTAGTTgttaaaatatcaacaatctttctCCAGAATCACAGACtctcaaattattatttttttaatcgctTTCCTGGAGTTTTCTTCTCATGTTATTTTGGCCAGCCATGTCAAAGACCctcatattaataataatgaggAATCGGACTGGGAAATGAAAATGGTCAATATTTACAGAAGCTTTATTTGCATCGGACTCGTATTACTAGGcagctgttactgggaggtaaAAGAAAGCAGAATCCTGACTGGTGCTGTAAAAACTTCAATAACTTTTCAATACTAGTAATAATTACATCACCCAACTTTCTACTTTGAAGTGTATCTGAATATAATGTTAAGTCCCATTTGGATAAGTATGAAGGTTTTAAGTAAACCTAAAGTAAACCTTCCTCTTAAGCCTGGCCTTTTTAGTAAGAATTTTAGGgccatttatttaattaatacatttattttattcatgtttttaaaatgttaatattccctcttattttatttgttcttgTCTTATCTATTTTACGGTTTTATCTTGAAATCAATCGGTTTCATTaatttgaactttttatttCTTGTGCCTTACGGTCTTATCTGCTTGTAAAGCACTCTGAGTGACACTAACCtgtatgaaaggtgctatacaaataaagtgatTTTTATTGGGGGATTAGAGCGGGAAGAAGGGTAACGTATTTATTATTACCAGAGCattggtctgttttttttttaaaaacggaTGGGAAGTCCCATTCAGACAGGATAAAAATGTCAGTAGGATGTggataataaaatatttgtctTATCTGACTTCATCATTTTGGGCAgcatttttggttttgttatATAGTGGAGGACATTCTGCGGGAAAGTCATGTACCACAGAACTCAAACTGCCTGCTGAGCTAATGAAACGCAACAAGCTATGTGTCAGTCAATACATTTAAGTTTGCTGTATGAGCTCAAGTATTTAGAATCAAAtattaagtttatttttaatttttttgtcgtGCTCCTCAGGCTCTCTTCTGAAGCTACTGGACTCGCAGCCAACTGACATGGAGGATCGTCATCAGCACCTAACGTAACCCCTCCCCCTACTTTTTACCAAGAGGTCCCTTATTGAACTTAATGCAAAAACCAAGTACTATAAACTCACTGTTTTCTCCTCTGCTTTGGTTAGACACCTACTCAGTTGTAACTACACCATCATCATGATattggtattttttatttatttattgtttttaaattccCTTTGCATATAGTTTTCGAAGACTCCcttctgttgtatttttttcctcttattttactgtatatctgtatgaTCTTCTTGATATAGGTAAAGTTTTAGAAAAATCTGAAAAGgcataaataatgtttttcttaTGTCAGATTTTTcttagaaaaatgtaaaaaatgaagaaaaaaagacacaataGATGGACTgttctttcccttttttaaatatctatttatttttatttaatacacAGCAACGTGTAAGAGTAGAATTCATTGATATTTGCCATCTTCTATTTGAAGCTGTACTTCCTGAATGAGGCATTGTGGGTTTAACGGGTTTCGATGGGTGTAAATGATCTCCAGGTGAAGATGTATGCAGGAAAAACCTTTTTAGTCAGAAGGTAATTTATCACTTGTTGAATGTTCAAAGGAGAATTTTAAGCTACATTTTTGTCTCACCTCTAATTTGCTGAGTAATTGTTTTGTGTCATTCCTGTTTCCATCCGTTTTATTTCTCGATCAGGACTTTTGAGCATTGTTGTGTATTGGATTCTGATAAGGGTGGGTGGGCCTTGGTCACCAGGTGTGGGCCTGAATGAGaggaaaatattttcttttctctgaaattacTATGACCATAGTAATGACGATGACgatgataataataacattgaaatgtttgttttaaatagagaaaatattttttttaactgcaggGCTGGGGAATGCTGCAAGGGGCAAAACTACAAGACATATTGGTCTTTATAAGTATATTATGCTGAGGTATTAAATTATGATTAACTAGAAGGAGAATTATAGAATTAACACTAGTTTCCTGCTATCCTTTTTTTTGCCTGggtcagattttattttttattattctttgcaGGATGAAGAAACTCACGTTTTTTGTGCACGTTTTCAAAGTATTGTAGATCTGGGTGCAATTGAATTGTTGAAGAAATGAaatgcagaaataaaaaaagatgtgaAATGCTTAAACAATCCTTTTgtttgtaatgtttatgtattcaTAAAGGCAGCTGACAAGACAATTGGATTACTCTGTCAAACTCAGACTGATTTTAATAATCCAAAAACATGGTCCTGtctcttgggggaggggggaattttttttttttttaacttaatggTGTGAAAGTTGTAAGTTAAGAAATGACACTGGAACAGTTTGGACATGCTTAAAGTCATTGAAAATAGTAATTTATTTCTCGTTCAGCTGTCTTATTTAATGCAGCAACAGCACACACTGTAGCCAATGACCAACCcatctttttaaacaaacatcacacttttcactttttttttctttttttaaccaatacattatttattgttGCTCATAATATTTCGCTTTCGATATAATTCCTATGTTACAGGTACAATGTGCAATGctgtataaaaacaaaacatttctatTTAAACCCAAAGGATACTTGCTGTTCTACTAGCAAACACCACAGAAAAGTGCTCTATTCCTTATCTGGCTACCTCCGCAGTTATCTTAAAGGGTAAAAGGGACAGTTGAGGTTCTTATGAAGCTTATGAACATCATGAACTAAAGGAGTCCTTTTGGTTCTttacttaaaggggaactccgCTAATTTTACACATCAAGATTTTAAAAGTTTTATGAAGCCTTTTGTGGTTTCATACAACTAAACTGCCTTGTGATGTCATTTGTGGCAGCATCAGTTGGGTCTGAAGACtacaattttgaaaataaaacataatctGGAGGTGTGGAGTTAAAAAGAAGTGAGCTCACCAGGCCTCTGTAGCACGCCactcatctctgcttgaggctagcGGCTCGAGGCTACATTATCCACAAACCTCGGAATCTCGGACAAAACTGTTGTCTGTCAAGTTGCgctgtgggtaatgtaggcaccaggttttgacaagAAAGAAAAGGGTGTGGAATAAAGCAGACAGTATCTCTGCTTCTGCTGAGTCTGACAATGTTATAGGAGTGCAATGCTGTATCGGAGGAGGACTCCTTTACTAAAGCACCAGTGTTTGTTGCTTAGATAGTACCTTGGTTACCAATGCTAGTGTATTCTATGAACACACGCACATCATACtaataaaacaatcaaaaagCTAACCATTTCAGAAACCGGTGGAGAAACACCGGCATACATACAATGGCAAAAGTGCATTTTGAGTGAACCCAAAGGTCTCCCATCCTATCACAAATTTGATAAGCTTAATAAAAAACCTCACTCATGTCTTATGTGTATTTGAAACTCAGTAGTaggagggttaaaaaaaataatatattaccTACTGAGAATCCTAACTATGCATCATGATCGACGTCTTGGTGAGATTttcattccattttttttttcttaagtgctgacatttattaacaaaaaccaaaacaaaataactgAAGTAATACTTTCAGGATTAAAAAAGTGTAAACTTTCACAAAGTATAAAACTGACACATTCGAACCATAAATTATAAACATGTAGTCATGCATTTGTTCACAGGGCTGCATACAGTTTAGTCTTACATTGTTAtcttacaaataaaataaagttagaTATTTCTCATGTGGTATGTAATGgatatttacattattattcATTAGTATTTAATGCATTAGTGTGTGGAGTATCATGGAAGATGCTCCCAGAGTGAGGATTAGAGTGTTTAAAGGACGAGTGTGGTAtcttgtgcgtgcgtgtgcgtctgTGGAAGGGTTTTTGCTGAACCGAAGCAGTGGCTAAGGTTACCTTGGTAACTATTTTGCCTAAAACAAAAACCCTTCTGAAATTAAATGACATTAATCTGATGTCACAAGCTGCCAGGATATCTGATGTCAGGTTATGACAAATGTCCTATGTCATCTGATGTAGGTTTGCCAGCCAACAAACTTATGAGACACCATAAGTCAACTTGTCATAGTCTGAGTGGTGTAGTAGGTGTGATCCCTCATGACAACAGTAATGTACTGCACTGACAGATTGGTGTACGCCTGTGATGGTAGCTGGAGGTATTTGCTAGTGTCCAGTGATCTATGGAGGTCCTGTATGGGGCACCTTTGGCGACCCCTGATAGGGTTGAGACGGCGACACCCATGCTCCAGCACTGGGAGGACGACTGGGCTCTCCGCTACCTGACTGATCCAGCTCAGCACTGTCGCAGTCAGAGTCATCACACATGGCCCGACtctgaagagagaaacagaaaacaatgtCATACATGACCTACAGCAGTCATTAAGTGTTTTTGGCAGAATCcagatcctttacttgagtaaaagtacctATAcagcaatgtaaaaaaaaaaaatagtccattacaagtaaaggtcctgcattcaaaatccttAAGTATTATTAGCAAAATGTACTTTATagttagtgctgtcagttaaattcgttattaacggcgttaacgccaacccattttaacggcgtcaattttgttatcgcgagattaacattctttttggcctagcaaactttgtagtttttttcacatgctgttgcaacaactagtaacgttagaaaaactacaacaccacaccggatctagctagaccggaaacaaaacgcACACTCTGCTTGTCgctctgcttgctcttgggggaattattagaattgttggggctttgtaaattatagagtgtggtctagacctactctatttgtaaagtgtctcgagataactcttgttatgaattgatactataaatgaaattgaattaaattgaatttaacttatatgggcttgcgagccggccaaagagtagtaggctaattacgttttgagtggatggtgaAATGGATGccataagattctgaatggaaagtttactttaaaaaagttgccaaatggttccattgacaagaccaaagtgatttgtgtgttttgtcgttgtgaactgagctatcattgcagcacgtccagtctgaaataccacttgatggccaagcacacagcttatgcgaattctccgcccccctcgtcaaagccaggcaacaaaagcacaaagcaagctgatccacttttccatgttaagcgcattaaaatgagaaaaaaataatgggacaaaaagaaatcaagggacatttagcaTAGATAAAAatatgcgattaattgcgagttacctatgcgattaatcgcgattaaatattgtaatcatttgacagcactttgtgtgtggagtttgcatgttcttcctgtgtttgcgtgggtttcctctgggtgctcctgttccctcccaccataaagacatgcatgctaggtaactaggactacagttgaaaattaacccggctggctaacactggcacatttacagaaatgttgattaatgtgcattgtcctcataaataaataaatcttaaaataTTACGTTAATAAGATTATATATACGTTATTTGATTTTAAACACTGCTGTAACAATATGTTAGCAGCATTTTGCCCTCGTAagggtcacaagataaatctgaggggcCGTGAGAAGATTCATGATTTAGAAAATTAGAAAAGACAAAGTTCTGCTATGTaaatttttttgacttttctcttcttttgcttttttttaaattaacagaCTGATAATAAGAATTTTACCTCTTTAAGCCTCAAActgttatttaaatgaaaccgTCGGAGAACTTTAGACatctgaaatgtggcaaagggCTCcaaccagacactgtttcttaTAAGGGGTCAAAGGCCAAAAAGGTTGTCGTta
This genomic interval from Perca fluviatilis chromosome 5, GENO_Pfluv_1.0, whole genome shotgun sequence contains the following:
- the pcbp2 gene encoding poly(rC)-binding protein 2 isoform X1; translation: MDSSLVEGGLNVTLTIRLLMHGKEVGSIIGKKGESVKKMREESGARINISEGNCPERIITLAGPTTSIFKAFSMIIEKLEEDISTSMTNSTATSKPPVTMRLVVPASQCGSLIGKGGCKIKEIRESAGAQVQVAGDMLPNSTERAITVAGTPQSIIECVKQICVVMLESPPKGVTIPYRPKPSGSPVIFAGGQAYAVQGQHAIPQPDVSEGPSLTKLHQLAMQQSPFPIAHSNQGFQAGMDASAQTGSHELTIPNDLIGCIIGRQGAKINEIRQMSGAQIKIANPVEGSTDRQVTITGSHASISLAEYLINARLSSEATGLAAN
- the pcbp2 gene encoding poly(rC)-binding protein 2 isoform X2, with product MDSSLVEGGLNVTLTIRLLMHGKEVGSIIGKKGESVKKMREESGARINISEGNCPERIITLAGPTTSIFKAFSMIIEKLEEDISTSMTNSTATSKPPVTMRLVVPASQCGSLIGKGGCKIKEIRESAGAQVQVAGDMLPNSTERAITVAGTPQSIIECVKQICVVMLESPPKGVTIPYRPKPSGSPVIFAGGQAYAVQGQHAIPQPDLTKLHQLAMQQSPFPIAHSNQGFQAGMDASAQTGSHELTIPNDLIGCIIGRQGAKINEIRQMSGAQIKIANPVEGSTDRQVTITGSHASISLAEYLINARLSSEATGLAAN